The Pseudoalteromonas luteoviolacea DNA window AGGTTTTGATTTGGTGATCCGAATAGGTGAGCTGGCAGACTCAAGATTGGTAGCAAAACGTTTGGGTCGCGTATCGCGAAGGTTTTACGCAAGTCGCGAATTTATTGCCCAGCACGGTGCAATTAAGACACCAGAGGCGCTAGCCAACTTTGATGTGTTACTGATGAGCAGTATCCAAAAATCAGAAGTGATTAGCCTGGTCAACGAGTCTAAGCAATGTGATGTGGTTATTTCGCCAAGGATGCGTGTTGATGATTATATTGTACTTAAGCAAATGGTGATGGATGGGGTTGGACTTGCGATACTGCCTGACTATATGTGCTCGCAATATCCAGAGAAAGACTTGCTTGAACCCGTTTTGGCGCAGTGGCAATTGCCCGCTGTAGAGGTATATGCACTCTATCCTAAAAATCGCATTCACTTACCAAAAGTTGCCGCATTTGTCGCGTTTATCCAAGCGGTGTTTTCTGAGCGTTTATCACAGAGATAAAAATATTTAAAAAAAAGCCTTTACCTAAAGTTAAGTTGAGCTTTTAAAGTGCCACTCAACTTACGGAGGGAAGACAATGAAAAAGCTGATTAAAACGTATGTAAACCTATTGGAGGCAGATAAACATGCCACGTTTCAATACACCATGAAAAACAAATA harbors:
- a CDS encoding LysR family transcriptional regulator, encoding MEKTDINSMLLFLAVVDAGSFTLAAERLNMPKANLSRKVSQLEASLGITLLERTTRTQHLTEAGSVYLEHCKQIKAQVELANASVAQALNEISGELKVGMSVGMGHEILKPVLSQFMQENKQVNFQLSLLNRRVDVIEEGFDLVIRIGELADSRLVAKRLGRVSRRFYASREFIAQHGAIKTPEALANFDVLLMSSIQKSEVISLVNESKQCDVVISPRMRVDDYIVLKQMVMDGVGLAILPDYMCSQYPEKDLLEPVLAQWQLPAVEVYALYPKNRIHLPKVAAFVAFIQAVFSERLSQR